A single region of the Podospora pseudopauciseta strain CBS 411.78 chromosome 1, whole genome shotgun sequence genome encodes:
- a CDS encoding hypothetical protein (COG:O; EggNog:ENOG503NXY5; BUSCO:EOG09261DJC) — protein sequence MTEATIGQRRSYDGALCTVRYIGEVAGTTGSWLGVEWDDPSRGKHDGQHKGIRYFTCKSQALTSASFVRPTRPVDPPRTFLSALQYKYAPPEEQQKPGQPAPRPIVFSGKVAEEVGFEKIRRQQAQLGELLYVILDSTKVATAYSDDEKAKGQQIGQVCPKIRELDLSRNLLEHFDPVVDICAELLLLKSLKVNWNRFRNVLEDKKLERAGDAFEGVKELALEDTLLTWHEICHIAARFPTLSTLHAGSNQLSSLSPLPPSAPFTSNLVTLDLEFNQFTSLSDLAPLSSLTSLKSLILKKNKITTLTTPTAPLPAFSPTLNYVDLSYNLISTWSTVDSLPSSFPGLTSLRFTHNPLYDNPDLDTPGSLPPPPQQTTTTSTSTSAASTLGKTEEAYMLLVARLPPTLKTLNFSTITTHDRSDAEMFYLSRITKQLSSVPETEEHLILEKHPKWKYLCDSYGEPTITRRQEVNPNFLEARLIDVKFWAVFDGEETTAKSVRVPRAFDIYAVKGIAGRLFGLRAWEVRLVWETGEWDPVGGFEVEGGDGEESDDGGEEETKEEGGGENKKGRWVKREVELKDGPRQFGYCVDGTEVTVRVEKR from the exons ATGACGGAAGCGACAATTGGCCAGCGCAGGTCTTACGATGGCGCTCTTTGCACTGTGAGATATATCGGTGAAGTGGCCGGCACGACAGGATCATGGCTGGGTGTTGAGTGGGACGACCCATCGCGGGGCAAGCATGATGGTCAGCACAAGGGCATCCGCTATTTTACAT GCAAAAGTCAAGCTCTCACATCGGCCTCTTTTGTCCGCCCGACCAGACCGGTGGACCCACCTCGGACCTTCCTCTCTGCGCTGCAATACAAATATGCACCCCCTGAGGAACAGCAGAAGCCTGGGCAACCTGCTCCGAGGCCGATTGTTTTCTCAGGGAAGGTAGCGGAAGAGGTTGGGTTTGAGAAGATCAGGAGACAGCAGGCTCAGTTGGGAGAGCTGCTGTATGTCATCTTGGACAGCACCAAGGTTGCAACAGCATACTCGGACGATGAGAAAGCAAAGGGACAGCAGATTGGGCAGGTTTGCCCCAAAATCAGAGAGCTGGATCTGAGTCGGAATTTGCTGGAACACTTTGATCCTGTGGTGGACATCTGCGCTGAGCTGCTTCTACTGAAGAGCCTCAAGGTCAACTGGAACCGCTTCCGCAACGTGCTTGAAGACAAGAAACTCGAAAGAGCAGGCGATGCCTTTGAAGGCGTGAAGGAGCTGGCTCTCGAAGACACGTTACTCACCTGGCACGAAATATGCCACATCGCCGCTCGATTCCCAACACTGAGCACCCTACACGCCGGCTCAAACCAGCTatcctctctctcacccCTCCCGCCATCAGCTCCCTTTACCTCCAACCTCGTCACCCTCGATCTCGAATTCAACCAGTTCACCTCCCTATCCGATCTTGCTCCCTTATCATcactcacctccctcaaaagcctcatcctcaaaaagaacaaaatcaccaccctcaccacccccactgcccctctcccagccttctcccccaccctcaactACGTCGACCTCTCTTATAACCTCATCTCCACCTGGTCCACCGTCGactccctcccttcctccttccccgGCCTCACCTCCCTGAGATtcacccacaaccccctctaCGACAACCCCGACCTCGACACCCCAggctctcttcctccacccccccaacaaacaaccaccaccagcacctcaACCAGCGCCGCCAGCACCCTAGGCAAAACAGAAGAAGCCTACATGCTCCTCGTCGcccgcctccccccaaccctcaaaaccctcaacttctccaccatcaccacgcACGACCGCTCCGACGCGGAAATGTTTTACCTCTCCCGCATCACCAAACAGCTGTCCTCCGTCCCGGAAACGGAAGAGCATTTAATACTGGAGAAACACCCCAAGTGGAAGTACTTGTGTGATAGTTACGGTGAACCGACAATCACTCGTCGGCAGGAGGTGAACCCAAACTTTTTGGAGGCCAGGTTGATAGATGTCAAGTTTTGGGCggtgtttgatggggaggagacaaCAGCAAAGAGTGTGAGGGTGCCGAGGGCGTTTGATATTTATGCTGTCAAAGGGATTGCGGGGAGGTTGTTTGGGCTGAGGGCctgggaggtgaggttggtgtgGGAGACGGGGGAGTGGGATCCtgttggggggtttgaggttgagggtggggatggggaggagagtgatgatgggggggaagaggagaccaaggaggagggggggggagagaacAAAAAGGGACggtgggtgaagagggaggttgagTTGAAGGATGGGCCTAGACAGTTTGGGTATTGCGTTGATGGGACGGAGGTTACTGTGAGGGTTGAGAAGAGGTAA
- a CDS encoding hypothetical protein (EggNog:ENOG503P3MF; COG:B), with amino-acid sequence MAPLLESRGLLAQGWKCHIVCASPSSRHTKKKPPIMESEQPAGYFSTFSILDPNRPNPEGTGKPQKRNRRVYVCIPCHRRKLRCDKGQPCSRCIQADAADECVYQKFPFSSKHESGSGEPGETPQSPARDSPQITPGPSGSEARPRLHGVTHWSTVASEFREGWPYIAGLDPEWGPRYRHLQSLKYLVAALPVHHFPFGEICHCSESRENALQSLPPRPVVDTLVRCYFEVIHPIYRLLHPAEYEFELQAFWMNVNHFSEEWLAQFFMILALGCQAAPAQVFTSTGRRPSSWTDQFLNSSQYFLCRSPFVSTPTLTSARTLCLGVIARIMDIVKGGETSQLASLMGYLGRMAVSLHLNRTSALFPELLPYEVEIRRRLWLTIQLLELQVAMRTGTSCTHQDYDAEPPSNINDTSIYHTGQGWVLEQGAAKSDLALTDGTFQTRLSDLIPILSEITTVVNQTTAQTTLKYDKIQSWDEQLRRKVREATSVLLMAAQSQANYSFRPRIQLEFLRVLVNRSLLALHHHYISAPRFRQFPASSQAVINSSLEILSVHQSWYQSNHGLDYPSSSIALPEGTAHRSTATLLDICRDSFGAAMLYLVTSCRRLSLNVIQLPPTDGRQQHATSQAEIVRLVQTQLEDFRERACCSPSHYDEYISLAVAEGCLRGLMGGSSGGGLTAGLMEVADRIERTVLEGKLWTGGGGGGEEGAGGGGVEGSTGFTPVTPGGFEGAGGFIFPH; translated from the exons ATGGCACCCCTTTTGGAATCAAGGGGTTTACTTGCCCAAGGTTGGAAATGCCACATTGTGTGTgcttcaccatcatcaagacACACCAAGAAGAAACCACCGATTATGGAATCAGAGCAGCCAGCAGGTTACTTCTCGACCTTTTCTATCCTCGATCCAAACCGGCCCAATCCAGAAGGCACAGGGAAACCCCAAAAACGAAACAGACGAGTCTACGTTTGCATACCATGTCATCGACGGAAGCTCAGATGCGACAAAGGGCAGCCTTGCTCCCGTTGTATCCAGGCCGACGCTGCCGATGAATGTGTATACCAGAAATTCCCCTTCAGTTCGAAGCATGAGTCTGGAAGTGGCGAGCCAGGAGAGACACCGCAAAGTCCAGCACGAGATAGCCCCCAAATAACACCGGGCCCGAGTGGTAGTGAAGCAAGACCCAGACTTCACGGTGTCACACACTGGAGCACCGTTGCTTCCGAG TTTCGGGAAGGCTGGCCATACATAGCGGGCCTTGATCCCGAATGGGGGCCGAGATACAGACACCTACAGAGCTTAAAGTATTTGGTCGCCGCGCTTCCGGTTCACCACTTTCCGTTTGGCGAAATATGCCACTGTTCAGAAAGCCGAGAAAATGCGCTTCAAAGTTTACCACCAAGACCTGTTGTCGACACATTGGTACGGTGTTATTTCGAGGTTATCCACCCGATATACCGGCTTTTGCACCCTGCCGAGTACGAGTTTGAGCTCCAGGCCTTTTGGATGAACGTCAACCATTTCTCCGAGGAATGGCTTGCTCAGTTCTTTATGATACTGGCGTTGGGATGCCAAGCAGCCCCCGCACAAGTATTTACCAGTACGGGAAGACGGCCGAGTTCTTGGACGGACCAGTTCCTGAACAGTTCTCAGTACTTTCTTTGCCGGTCACCGTTTGTCTCGACACCTACTCTTACTTCGGCTCGAACACTTTGCCTTGGGGTTATCGCGAGAATAATGGACATTGTAAAGGGTGGCGAGACGTCGCAGCTGGCCAGCCTCATGGGATACCTCGGTCGAATGGCGGTCTCCCTGCATCTCAACCGAACATCTGCTTTGTTCCCAGAACTCTTGCCATACGAAGTCGAGATCCGCCGCAGACTGTGGCTTACTATTCAGCTTCTGGAGCTGCAGGTAGCCATGAGGACAGGAACATCATGTACACATCAAGACTACGACGCCGAGCCACCGTCAAACATTAACGACACCAGCATCTACCACACCGGACAAGGCTGGGTCCTGGAGCAAGGTGCCGCCAAATCAGACCTTGCTTTGACCGATGGCACCTTCCAGACAAGGCTATCCGACCTCATTCCGATACTCTCGGAAATCACCACCGTCGTGAACCAAACCACGGCTCAGACGACCCTCAAATATGACAAAATCCAATCCTGGGACGAGCAACTCCGCCGCAAAGTTCGAGAAGCGACATCCGTGTTGCTTATGGCAGCTCAATCGCAAGCAAACTACTCCTTCAGACCTCGGATACAACTTGAATTCCTCAGAGTCCTCGTCAACCGCTCCCTGCTAGCCCTCCACCATCACTATATTTCTGCACCGAGGTTCCGACAATTCCCGGCCTCTTCCCAAGCAGTGATCAACTCGTCTCTCGAGATTCTGAGCGTCCACCAGTCGTGGTATCAATCAAATCATGGCCTCGACTACCCCAGCAGTAGCATAGCTCTACCAGAGGGGACCGCCCACCGCTCAACAGCCACGCTGCTGGATATATGCCGTGACAGCTTTGGCGCTGCAATGTTGTATCTTGTTACGTCCTGTCGAAGACTATCGCTGAATGTGATTCAGTTACCACCCACGGATGGGAGGCAACAACACGCAACAAGCCAAGCGGAGATTGTCAGGTTGGTGCAGACGCAGCTGGAAGACTTTAGGGAGAGGGCGTGTTGTTCCCCTAGTCATTATGATGAGTATATTAGTTTGGCGGTCGCGGAGGGGTGTTTACGGGGTTTGATGGGTGGGAGtagtggtggggggttgacgGCGGGTTTGATGGAGGTTGCTGATCGGATTGAGAGGACTGTCCTTGAGGGGAAATTGTggactggtggtggtggtggtggggaggagggtgcgggtggtggtggtgtggaagGGAGCACGGGGTTTACGCCTGTTACACCGGGGGGGTTTGAAGGGGCGGGAGGGTTTATTTTTCCTCATTAG
- a CDS encoding hypothetical protein (EggNog:ENOG503P1M7), with amino-acid sequence MKGRPVDQLVYEYMFPKPRQTDPQNFTQLLQRYLVLEVRQEVHSFYGHLDTPEAKYPGLDYTNRIHRIRLSRWQWHRRLFRAFDGLRLTYAEIQGLTKWEGTRWAKERFEREQGTAIRDTTADGFPEWVEPRHRQAGYYRRASEVSDEPVTTPEDGMIEEESDEELESVGVALNERLRERVALRNISGDNSMPLDEEWENWLKNAIESGELHVADQIARFPGPHSLTADDVFPPRMMAAARAGHWEGIPDFVHNIIRQAIDAEQRPPQAQLATAPSRPSVRYHNARVAVYGPGPLHSRIDPSRYPNAAARATRAARTAQQGA; translated from the coding sequence ATGAAGGGCCGCCCAGTAGACCAACTCGTCTACGAGTACATGTTTCCGAAGCCGCGACAGACAGACCCTCAAAACTTCACTCAACTTCTCCAAAGATATCTCGTCCTTGAGGTTCGGCAAGAAGTCCACTCGTTCTACGGCCACTTGGACACACCCGAAGCTAAATACCCCGGTCTCGACTACACAAATCGCATCCACCGAATCCGCCTCAGTCGATGGCAGTGGCACCGGCGGTTATTCCGCGCCTTTGACGGCCTTCGCCTTACATACGCCGAAATCCAAGGCCTCACAAAGTGGGAGGGCACACGGTGGGCAAAGGAACGGTTTGAGCGGGAACAGGGAACTGCCATCCGGGACACGACCGCCGATGGATTCCCCGAATGGGTGGAGCCTCGGCACCGACAAGCCGGATATTACCGCCGCGCCTCCGAGGTGTCGGACGAGCCGGTAACCACGCCAGAGGATGGGATGATCGAGGAAGAAAGCGATGAGGAGTTGGAAAGTGTCGGAGTGGCGCTTAACGAAAGGCTACGCGAGCGAGTGGCTCTTCGCAACATATCCGGAGACAATTCGATGCCGCTGGACGAGGAATGGGAAAACTGGCTAAAAAATGCCATCGAGTCGGGAGAATTGCATGTTGCCGATCAAATTGCCCGTTTCCCTGGTCCCCACTCCCTTACCGCCGACGATGTGTTTCCGCCAAGGATGATGGCTGCTGCGAGAGCAGGCCATTGGGAGGGCATTCCCGATTTTGTTCACAACATCATTCGCCAGGCCATCGACGCGGAACAGAGACCACCCCAGGCACAGCTAGCAACAGCTCCTTCGCGACCATCTGTTAGGTACCACAACGCCAGAGTCGCCGTGTATGGTCCTGGGCCTCTCCACTCTCGGATCGACCCGTCTCGGTATCCCAACGCAGCTGCCAGAGCGACGAGAGCCGCCAGAACCGCCCAGCAAGGGGCTTGA
- a CDS encoding hypothetical protein (EggNog:ENOG503Q3ZJ) produces MANPTATDTEDGNAYYGYLFTTAKPIPTPTPILDAFLRALSLHIIKEIGDKNDRYLTPKKLAAFYKAAGYNFDFLFVDMDNPFISDVFQGLGCQHWLLPTEDDYAPPSIPALTTKGFVRWQAIQTLLEPQEQVPVLQYAAKHWGLKHPDTAFQFPADLPKEALPQDTDIDTDRWYQECKAKHIQEAAAEEPKEKPKEKPREKPREEPKPTYAERRIPSYNVHHVPPTPQPGTPRDYFGSRPVKVTYVNVAPGPSRSPERERERAREQAAREREHYLHRQSSSDEPSRRRSFSDYPHSPMEGRPSVRIPHLGPDRSPQPRRHSQPRQYSTSESDEPPISPRTPRRTQRPSNEPPIPGVRRVYTGSSEELPRIIRTSMPPPPIPTSHPHAHPGVRTHSPRPSPGDSGRTTPRGDDEHRRKSTLYDLKDKLTSFMTGMPPASERQRSLSGSRGRKEGPVPVVVTASRGSRDGDLPSSRLNRSWSHDETDSTDSEDERIRRSRKQSSRERERERQRAAEAAFDRERERERERDRERDRERDRARERERDRERDKRPTRESDREREARRHSDRERDSDERRHSDRASDRGRDRGPPAPAAAAASLHRNGGHRVIEVESDDDISSVRGYTRNNGGPYLSRPDNHRRTSSHADIDRRRDLDREVRDRDHLRDRERDQRLSDRERDRRERERERERDRYHDDRERWRRDERLSSPRATPREPPRMERSPRRSRDRDRDRERERPHPNEGRERMPSPAGAGVTGVSGRKYPDISSVASSSGPWPPSTPKMSAAGSAEPVASGGRGGPVAD; encoded by the exons ATGGCGAATCCAACCGCAACAGACACCGAGGACGGCAACGCCTACTATGGCTACCTCTTCACCACAGCGAAGCCGATTCCCACTCCGACCCCTATTCTCGATGCGTTTTTGAGGGCGCTCTCACTACATATC ATCAAGGAGATCGGTGACAAGAATGATAGGTACTTGACGCCAAAGAAGCTAGCAGCCTTCTACAAGGCTGCCGGTTACAATTTTGACT TCCTCTTTGTCGATATGGACAACCCCTTCATATCCGATGTTTTCCAGGGTCTCGGCTGTCAACACTGGCTCTTGCCAACAGAAGACGACTACGCTCCCCCATCGATTCCAGCTTTGACAACCAAGGGCTTTGTGCGGTGGCAGGCAATCCAGACACTGCTTGAGCCACAGGAACAAGTCCCAGTCCTCCAATATGCGGCCAAGCACTGGGGCCTGAAGCACCCTGACACTGCCTTCCAGTTCCCTGCCGACTTGCCCAAGGAAGCGCTGCCCCAGGATACAGACATCGACACTGATCGGTGGTATCAGGAGTGCAAGGCTAAGCATATCCAGGAAGCAGCTGCAGAGGAGCCCAAGGAGAAGCCCAAGGAGAAGCCCAGGGAGAAGCCAAGAGAGGAGCCAAAGCCAACGTATGCAGAGCGCAGGATCCCCTCATACAATGTTCACCACGTCCCGCCGACACCACAGCCAGGGACACCTCGCGACTACTTTGGCTCTCGTCCAGTCAAGGTGACATATGTGAATGTAGCACCAGGGCCATCAAGATCACCAGAACGAGAGCGAGAGCGGGCCAGAGAACAGGCTGCCAGGGAGCGGGAGCACTACCTTCATCGCCAGTCTTCCTCCGATGAACCATCACGCCGAAGGAGCTTCTCCGATTATCCGCATTCACCTATGGAGGGCCGCCCATCAGTTAGGATACCTCACCTCGGCCCTGATCGCAGCCCGCAACCGCGTCGTCACAGCCAGCCCAGACAATACAGCACATCGGAGTCGGACGAACCCCCGATCAGTCCCCGAACACCAAGAAGGACTCAGCGCCCTTCCAACGAGCCCCCGATTCCCGGTGTTCGCCGCGTTTATACCGGCAGCTCCGAGGAGTTACCCCGTATCATCCGCACAAGCAtgcctccacctcccattCCAACATCGCACCCACATGCCCACCCCGGCGTAAGAACCCACTCACCACGACCATCGCCAGGTGACAGTGGTAGGACAACACCAAGAGGGGACGACGAGCACAGGCGGAAAAGCACTCTGTATGACCTCAAAGACAAGCTCACCAGCTTTATGACGGGCATGCCACCGGCCAGCGAGCGGCAACGAAGCCTGAGCGGGTCACGAGGAAGAAAGGAAGGCCCGGTACCAGTGGTGGTAACTGCCTCTAGGGGTAGCAGAGATGGGGATCTTCCCAGTTCGAGGCTGAACCGGTCGTGGTCTCACGACGAGACGGACTCTACTGATTCAGAGGACGAGCGCATCCGAAGAAGCAGGAAACAGTCAAGCCGGGAGCGCGAGAGGGAGCGCCAAAGAGCTGCCGAAGCTGCCTTTGACAGAGAACGGGAGCGAGAACGGGAAAGAGACAGAGAGCGAGACAGAGAGAGGGATAGAGCACGTGAGCGGGAGAGGGACAGGGAGCGAGACAAGCGTCCAACACGAGAGTCAGACCGCGAAAGAGAGGCAAGACGACACAGCGACCGTGAACGAGACAGCGACGAGAGGAGACACAGCGACCGAGCCAGCGACCGCGGAAGAGACCGCGGtcccccagccccagccgCAGCAGCCGCTTCCCTCCACCGCAACGGCGGCCACCGCGTTATCGAGGTCGAATCCGACGACGACATTTCTTCTGTCCGGGGCTACACCCGCAACAACGGCGGCCCTTACCTCTCCCGTCCGGACAACCACCGCCGCACAAGCAGCCACGCCGACATCGACCGCCGTCGGGACCTCGACCGCGAAGTCCGCGACCGTGACCACCTCCGAGATCGGGAGAGGGACCAACGACTTAGCGACCGGGAACGAGATCGTCGAGAACGAGAGCGAGAAAGAGAACGAGACCGCTACCATGACGATCGGGAGCGCTGGCGAAGGGACGAGCGGTTGTCTTCCCCGCGGGCCACACCCCGTGAACCCCCACGGATGGAACGCTCCCCTCGTCGGTCCCGCGATCGTGACAGAGACCGTGAGAGAGAAAGACCGCACCCCAACGAGGGCAGAGAGCGAATGCCTAGTCCTGCCGGGGCGGGAGTAACTG GAGTCTCAGGCAGGAAATACCCCGACATCAGCTCTGTAGCTTCATCGTCTGGGCCGTGGCCGCCGTCAACGCCAAAGATGTCGGCTGCGGGGTCGGCCGAACCGGTGGCatctggggggaggggcgggccGGTGGCGGACTAG
- a CDS encoding hypothetical protein (COG:Z; EggNog:ENOG503NWED), which yields MQQRREEILAKKAKLAELKRQRELRASQSAGRGSITPSELVSPMPGRHTSRHDIENLINSLVGDSRSVSVSTGMNSPARRGSRPNSVLSGGELSNAATSEFQVPANAQVVPAPTQPQILSTVSLKTVYECPPSPVKEVFSYSKGVQTTEEWIPPTRARAASDSDLEDTMPATPNKRLSRRERDREEELRENIRKEIEEELKAARELVTDGTLKASTKENFPVRALTAEELKAVTQSDDFMDFVERSTKVIEKALDEEYDILTDYTLQAANLDDDDEQSGNTGGKGRRKVREIAKFYDERWSKKRMISSIDFSPKFPELLLASYTKNPTAPHDPDGIVQVWNMHLHDRPEFVFHAQSDILTAKFSPFHPNLIIGGAYSGQVLLWDTRARSAPVQKTPLTGLGHTHPVYSVDIVGTQNANNIISCSTDGAVCGWSVDMLTQPQEAMTLVTPAPAKYEDLSPTCLAFPQADPTFFLVGSEEGTIYPCHRYDRAGAKAGVDARVSYKGHAAPVMSVDFHPSKGPVDLGDLVLSASLDWSVKLWKVRAPAATSAVVAALGSAVGTESQVTPLLDFVREDVVYDAAWSPVKPGVFSLVDGAGWLELWDITVETEEPVARISPSARKDGRTMLSKSLNKVAWEPSEGRRLATGGIDGQVTVFEVGPDLGGKENLRNEEWTSVKKLVNRIEAVGVNGVTTV from the exons ATGCAACAACGAAGAGAGGAGATTCTCGCAAAGAAGGCCAAGCTGGCCGAGCTCAAGCGCCAGAGGGAGCTTCGGGCAAGCCAGTCAGCTGGTCGTGGCAGCATAACCCCCAGCGAG CTTGTTTCGCCCATGCCCGGTCGGCACACCTCGCGACATGATATCGAAAACCTGATTAACAGCCTGGTGGGCGATAGTCGGTCCGTGTCTGTCTCGACAGGAATGAACTCGCCCGCCCGCCGCGGGAGCAGACCGAACAGTGTTTTGAGCGGAGGCGAGCTCAGCAATGCGGCCACTTCCGAATTTCAGGTTCCTGCGAATGCCCAGGTTGTTCCTGCACCAACCCAGCCCCAGATTCTTTCGACCGTTTCGTTAAAAACAGTCTACGAGTGTCCTCCGTCGCcggtgaaggaggtgttCTCTTACAGCAAAGGTGTGCAAACGACAGAGGAATGGATACCACCAACCAGAGCACGAGCTGCTTCAGACTCGGACCTCGAAGATACAATGCCAGCTACGCCCAACAAGCGATTAAGCAGGAGGGAACGAGACCGAGAGGAGGAACTAAGAGAAAATATTCGGAAAGAAatcgaggaggagttgaaAGCGGCGAGAGAGCTTGTGACGGATGGGACGCTGAAAGCTTCAACCAAGGAGAACTTTCCTGTCCGGGCCTTGACGGCCGAGGAATTGAAGGCGGTTACACAGTCTGACGATTTCATGGACTTTGTCGAAAGATCAACCAAGGTTATCGAGAAAGCGCTAGACGAAGAGTACGATATCCTCACCGACTACACCCTTCAGGCTGCAAAcctcgacgatgacgatgaacaAAGCGGCAACACTGGAGGAAAAGGCCGGCGAAAGGTCAGAGAAATTGCCAAATTCTATGACGAACGCTGGTCCAAGAAACGCATGATCAGCTCCATCGACTTTTCTCCAAAATTCCCAGAACTCCTTTTGGCATCTTACACCAAgaaccccaccgccccccacGACCCGGATGGCATTGTGCAGGTCTGGAACATGCACCTTCATGACCGCCCTGAATTCGTCTTTCACGCTCAGTCTGACATTCTTACCGCCAAATTCTCGCCTTTCCACCCGAATCTGATCATCGGTGGTGCCTACAGCGGCCAGGTGCTTTTATGGGATACGCGCGCTAGATCAGCGCCTGTCCAGAAGACACCACTCACCGGCCTCGGCCACACCCACCCAGTGTATTCAGTCGACATTGTCGGCACCCAAAACGCAAACAACATCATCTCATGCTCTACTGACGGTGCCGTCTGCGGATGGAGTGTCGATATGCTCACGCAGCCACAGGAGGCAATGACACTGGTCACTCCCGCGCCCGCCAAGTACGAGGATCTCAGCCCGACCTGCCTTGCGTTCCCGCAAGCAGACCCGACGTTCTTTCTTGTGGGATCAGAAGAAGGGACGATTTATCCTTGCCATCGGTATGATCGCGCCGGGGCCAAGGCGGGTGTTGATGCGAGGGTTAGCTACAAGGGCCACGCGGCGCCGGTCATGTCGGTTGACTTTCACCCTTCCAAGGGCCCGGTGGATCTAGGCGATTTGGTCTTGTCTGCTAGTTTGGACTGGAGTGTCAAGCTCTGGAAGGTGAGGGCGCCAGCTGCCACCTCTGCGGTTGTGGCCGCTCTGGGATCTGCTGTGGGGACCGAGTCACAGGTTACGCCTCTGTTGGACTTTGTCAGGGAGGATGTGGTGTATGATGCGGCCTGGTCGCCGGTGAAGCCGGGGGTTTTCTCTCTTGTGGATGGTGCCGGGTGGTTGGAGCTGTGGGACATCACTGTTGAGACGGAGGAACCGGTGGCGAGGATCAGCCCGAGCGCGAGGAAGGACGGGAGGACGATGCTGAGCAAGAGTTTGAACAAGGTTGCTTGGGAGCCGTCGGAAGGCAGGAGGTTGGCGACTGGTGGGATTGATGGGCAGGTTACGGTGTTTGAGGTTGGGCCGGACCTGGGCGGGAAGGAGAATCTGAGGAATGAAGAGTGGACGAGTGTGAAGAAGTTGGTGAACAGGATCGAGGCGGTGGGAGTGAATGGGGTTACTACTGTTTGA
- the TIM11 gene encoding F1F0 ATP synthase subunit e, mitochondrial (COG:S; EggNog:ENOG503P6R0), translating into MASSGVNVLRYSALGLGVVYGFYHQRQIYASDRAAAAQREYEHKQQLIAQAKKAYAAKHKPAVSASSSASQDINSSSFDLESFIAQLDKA; encoded by the exons ATGGCCTCTTCCGGAGTCAAC GTTCTCCGGTACTCcgccctcggcctcggtgtCGTCTACGGCTTCTACCACCAGCGCCAGATCTATGCTTCCGACCgcgccgctgccgcccagCGCGAGTATGAGCACAAGCAGCAATTAATAgcccaggccaagaaggcctACGCTGCCAAGCACAAGCCCGCTGTCTCCGCGTCCTCTTCCGCCAGCC AAGACATCAACAGCTCAAGCTTCGACCTCGAGAGCTTCATCGCCCAGCTGGACAAGGCCTAA